The following are from one region of the Ignavibacteriota bacterium genome:
- a CDS encoding O-antigen ligase family protein has protein sequence MNEIQGTKDYKILDWVILSLFVIFILSLSNSIFVNQIGYFGALLFILIKAFLTRKNPFSKTGLELAFALYMLAEIISLILSEYQAQAFHFFTKRALLIPVLYTTIVVTTNLKRGKNFFNLFIVGSLITGIVYLVFAFQYYLNNQYLITESGPALIQNPITTSEIISFAVLFLFAFIINEKASWKVKLLLYAGFAISVLTLIATFKRTGWMGVAIGIVLILIIKKKWKILVPIFIAGIVLFLIDKNVSQVSVYNFEGSRAKKLYSFKTDGRAWSVAKDDSLFIINDYENGLLFYKDSVLVRKIATPEPATSFLKVDDSIFIAQLIDTRFLIFKKNNQEINQINEILPPGNTKDFFLLDKSLYTLDIDSGLTFYNSITEATTPVRFPELKGFIKMFVDSSSFFFAGDGPGAAVYSREGNFPGKLIAKKDVDNLRRIYFFEGNMIVGNSECVWMYRLENNQIVLKDHPKEISHVNRIDSDGDILAVLTGNGTIYKLKVNENQKFEIIASDQVSPKPTNFNYSDGNIYCTYINRGRLLSFFDPYLQQNFNRLALWRGGWEIFKDYPLFGVGDIGIEKYYVHYKRPYDKEIHGHLHNNYFHFLATLGLFGLSAIMYMFIMIIIKISRIYKSTKGKPFIASYSLGALAAFVNILIAGLSELNFWDQEIATLIYFTVGLNVALFIRYKEETNES, from the coding sequence TTGAACGAAATTCAGGGAACTAAGGATTATAAAATTCTTGATTGGGTAATACTTTCATTATTCGTCATATTCATTTTAAGTCTTAGCAATTCAATCTTTGTTAACCAGATTGGATATTTTGGCGCACTTCTTTTTATACTGATCAAAGCATTTCTAACAAGAAAAAATCCATTCAGCAAAACAGGACTTGAACTTGCATTTGCATTGTATATGCTTGCTGAAATTATATCACTTATATTATCAGAGTATCAGGCGCAGGCATTTCATTTCTTTACAAAAAGAGCGCTGCTGATTCCTGTTCTTTATACCACGATAGTAGTAACAACAAATTTGAAACGCGGCAAAAACTTTTTTAATCTCTTTATTGTTGGTTCTTTAATCACGGGAATTGTTTACCTTGTTTTCGCTTTTCAATATTATCTGAACAATCAATATTTAATAACTGAATCCGGTCCGGCATTAATTCAGAACCCGATAACCACGAGCGAAATAATCAGCTTTGCAGTATTATTTCTTTTTGCATTTATAATTAACGAAAAAGCAAGTTGGAAAGTCAAACTGTTATTATATGCTGGTTTTGCCATTTCAGTTTTAACATTGATCGCAACCTTCAAACGTACTGGTTGGATGGGTGTTGCAATTGGAATCGTGCTTATTCTCATTATCAAAAAAAAATGGAAAATCCTTGTTCCGATTTTCATTGCCGGAATAGTATTATTCTTAATTGATAAGAACGTCAGCCAGGTAAGTGTTTATAATTTTGAAGGGTCAAGGGCTAAAAAACTTTATTCATTCAAAACTGATGGAAGAGCTTGGTCAGTTGCAAAAGATGACAGCTTATTTATAATTAACGATTATGAAAACGGACTTTTGTTTTATAAAGATTCAGTTCTCGTAAGAAAAATTGCAACTCCCGAACCCGCTACTTCTTTTTTGAAAGTTGATGACAGCATATTCATCGCTCAACTGATTGACACACGATTTTTAATATTCAAAAAAAATAATCAGGAAATCAATCAGATAAATGAAATTTTACCCCCCGGGAATACAAAAGATTTTTTCTTACTTGATAAATCACTCTATACTTTAGACATTGATAGCGGACTTACATTTTATAATTCGATAACCGAAGCAACTACACCAGTACGTTTTCCTGAGTTAAAAGGCTTTATTAAAATGTTTGTTGACTCCTCATCATTTTTCTTTGCTGGAGATGGACCAGGCGCAGCAGTTTATTCCAGAGAAGGAAATTTTCCTGGTAAATTGATTGCTAAAAAAGACGTTGATAATTTGAGGAGAATTTACTTCTTTGAAGGAAATATGATCGTTGGTAATTCAGAATGTGTGTGGATGTACAGATTAGAAAATAATCAGATTGTATTAAAAGATCATCCGAAAGAGATCAGTCACGTCAACAGGATTGATAGTGACGGAGATATCCTTGCTGTGCTTACTGGTAATGGAACAATTTATAAACTTAAAGTTAATGAAAATCAGAAATTTGAGATTATAGCAAGTGATCAGGTTTCACCAAAACCAACGAACTTCAATTATTCTGATGGAAATATTTATTGCACATACATAAACCGTGGAAGACTTTTAAGCTTCTTCGATCCGTATCTTCAGCAGAATTTTAATCGTTTAGCACTCTGGCGCGGTGGCTGGGAAATATTTAAAGATTATCCTTTGTTTGGTGTTGGTGACATTGGAATTGAAAAGTATTATGTTCATTACAAACGTCCTTATGACAAAGAAATACACGGACATCTTCACAACAACTATTTTCATTTTCTGGCTACTCTGGGATTGTTCGGGCTCTCAGCTATAATGTATATGTTTATTATGATTATAATTAAAATCAGCCGGATTTATAAATCTACAAAAGGTAAACCGTTTATCGCATCTTACTCACTTGGAGCGTTGGCTGCTTTTGTCAATATCCTTATTGCTGGATTATCTGAACTTAATTTCTGGGACCAGGAAATTGCGACACTGATTTATTTTACAGTCGGATTGAACGTTGCATTATTCATTCGATATAAAGAAGAAACAAATGAGAGTTAA
- a CDS encoding NTP transferase domain-containing protein, with translation MQNTDKKEIIKHIKKLSSPFNPKSKELAIILAAGHGKRIKSQRSKMLHTIWGIPTVERVHNACTKAVKGINSVVVVGIKALDVLNVLGKKSNTAYAYQEEQNGTGHAVQVALKSIKNFPDDGIVYVLPGDMGLIDVETLQSFRKSFVDSKADMIVLTGLFKGDSKENNYGRIIRVKYKDTKGKRSGKDHGKVIEIMEYKDILALPDGKSYVTNYKGKKYSFTKKELIENNEYNSGVFAFRFGKLKELINKLKSENVQKEIYLTDLISLFNEKNYSVSAVSPEKDYVVMGFNNKSVLKEMEAIARKNVYEKLKDIIEIEDPDDFFIHEKVVENILMADKKYAALDVVIGKGVHIGKDVNLNFNLQLGKNVFVDGKVLFGKNVSVSQNVHLSCYPGQTLKIGNDVQILWGDIIKGNIVIGDGSIIESSVNMTGSDEFPLRIGKNVLIKGTSYIFGSKIADNLFIEHSILVKKKVRAVKDKKGKIQPVRYFVPESEGKKVIQDL, from the coding sequence ATGCAAAACACCGATAAAAAAGAAATTATAAAACATATAAAAAAATTGTCCTCACCTTTCAATCCAAAAAGCAAAGAACTTGCGATCATTCTTGCAGCCGGTCACGGCAAAAGAATAAAATCTCAGCGATCAAAAATGCTTCACACAATTTGGGGAATTCCAACCGTTGAAAGAGTACACAATGCCTGCACAAAAGCTGTGAAAGGAATAAACTCCGTTGTAGTTGTAGGAATCAAAGCACTTGATGTGTTGAATGTTCTTGGAAAAAAATCAAACACAGCTTATGCTTACCAGGAGGAACAGAACGGAACCGGACACGCAGTTCAGGTTGCTCTGAAAAGTATTAAAAATTTTCCTGATGATGGAATTGTTTACGTGCTTCCAGGTGATATGGGATTGATAGATGTCGAAACACTTCAAAGTTTCAGAAAAAGTTTTGTTGACTCAAAAGCTGATATGATTGTTCTGACAGGACTGTTCAAAGGAGATTCAAAGGAAAATAATTATGGAAGAATAATCCGAGTTAAGTATAAAGACACAAAGGGAAAACGATCCGGAAAAGATCATGGGAAAGTAATTGAGATAATGGAGTACAAAGATATTCTTGCTTTACCTGATGGAAAGTCGTATGTAACAAATTATAAAGGGAAGAAGTATTCTTTTACAAAAAAAGAACTAATTGAAAATAATGAATACAACTCCGGTGTTTTCGCTTTCCGGTTTGGGAAGTTGAAAGAACTTATTAATAAACTCAAGAGTGAAAACGTTCAGAAAGAAATATATCTCACCGATCTCATTTCACTATTCAATGAAAAGAATTATTCTGTTTCTGCTGTAAGCCCCGAAAAAGATTACGTTGTAATGGGCTTTAACAACAAGTCTGTGTTGAAAGAAATGGAAGCTATTGCCCGGAAAAATGTTTATGAAAAGCTGAAAGACATTATTGAAATTGAAGACCCGGATGATTTCTTCATCCACGAAAAAGTTGTTGAAAATATTTTAATGGCGGATAAAAAGTATGCTGCACTTGATGTTGTTATTGGAAAAGGTGTTCATATCGGAAAAGATGTGAACCTGAATTTTAATTTGCAACTTGGAAAAAATGTTTTTGTTGACGGGAAAGTTTTGTTCGGGAAAAATGTTTCTGTAAGTCAGAATGTTCATCTTTCCTGTTACCCGGGACAAACACTTAAAATCGGGAACGATGTGCAAATCCTCTGGGGAGATATTATCAAGGGAAACATTGTTATCGGTGATGGTTCAATAATTGAATCCAGTGTTAATATGACCGGCAGTGATGAATTCCCATTACGAATTGGAAAAAATGTTTTGATAAAAGGAACATCATACATTTTCGGTTCGAAAATAGCTGACAATCTTTTTATCGAGCACAGCATACTTGTTAAAAAGAAAGTTCGAGCAGTGAAAGATAAAAAAGGAAAGATACAGCCAGTAAGATATTTTGTGCCGGAGAGTGAGGGGAAGAAAGTGATTCAAGATTTGTAG
- a CDS encoding IS256 family transposase has product MIEQLKADLKKAKTYQDLMGEGGAIKKIIKASLEGMLDAELTEHLGYEKYSPAGKNTGNSRNGKTHKTLKNDNGEIELTVPRDRNGSFDPIVVKKYERTLGPIEDKIISMYAKGMTTRDIQSHVQEFYGLDISASLVSQITDKIIDLAKEWHNRPLESVYPIVFFDAIHYKVTSEGKVTNKAAYTCLALDITGKKDLLGLWVSEAEGSNFWLGVLTELKNRGLQDILIACVDGLKGFPEAINTVFPGTEIQLCIIHLIRNTLRYIASKDQKSFMKELRLVYSAPTEEAALIALDNLEENWGKKYSLSIRTWRQNWVHASTFFKYPDEIRRIIYTTNAVEAVHRQFRKVTKQRSIFPNDEALKKMLYLAYRDISKKWTVMPVQNWAVALSHLSIIFDQRLKNVL; this is encoded by the coding sequence ATGATCGAGCAGTTAAAAGCCGATCTTAAAAAAGCTAAAACATATCAAGACTTGATGGGAGAAGGAGGAGCCATCAAGAAGATCATCAAAGCCTCTTTAGAGGGAATGCTGGATGCTGAACTTACCGAACACCTGGGTTATGAAAAATACTCACCTGCTGGTAAAAACACAGGTAACAGTCGTAACGGTAAAACCCACAAGACGCTGAAGAATGATAACGGAGAAATTGAGCTAACAGTACCCAGAGATCGCAACGGTTCATTTGATCCTATTGTAGTAAAAAAGTATGAGCGAACCCTGGGACCGATTGAAGATAAAATTATCTCAATGTATGCAAAGGGAATGACCACAAGAGATATACAATCACACGTTCAGGAGTTCTATGGATTGGATATAAGTGCATCGCTGGTTTCACAGATAACCGATAAGATCATTGACCTTGCCAAAGAATGGCACAACCGTCCACTTGAATCGGTTTACCCAATAGTATTTTTCGATGCAATCCATTACAAAGTAACCAGCGAAGGAAAGGTAACTAATAAAGCAGCTTACACTTGTCTGGCGCTTGATATTACGGGTAAAAAGGATCTTCTGGGCTTATGGGTAAGCGAAGCTGAAGGCTCAAACTTCTGGCTTGGTGTTTTAACTGAATTAAAGAATCGTGGTCTCCAGGATATCCTTATTGCTTGTGTTGATGGACTGAAAGGTTTTCCTGAAGCAATCAATACAGTTTTTCCGGGAACAGAAATCCAGCTCTGTATCATTCACCTAATCAGAAACACTCTGAGATATATTGCAAGCAAAGATCAGAAATCATTTATGAAGGAACTTCGATTAGTTTACTCGGCACCAACAGAAGAAGCAGCTCTGATTGCTCTTGACAATCTGGAAGAAAACTGGGGCAAGAAATATTCTCTATCAATCAGAACCTGGAGACAGAACTGGGTTCACGCTTCTACGTTTTTCAAGTATCCGGATGAAATCAGAAGAATCATTTACACTACCAATGCTGTTGAAGCTGTGCATCGTCAGTTTAGAAAGGTAACAAAACAGAGAAGCATTTTTCCCAATGATGAAGCACTGAAAAAAATGCTTTACTTAGCTTACAGAGATATATCAAAAAAGTGGACTGTTATGCCCGTGCAGAACTGGGCTGTTGCTTTATCTCATTTATCTATTATTTTTGACCAGAGATTAAAAAATGTTCTTTAA
- the rpsT gene encoding 30S ribosomal protein S20: MATHKSAEKRIRVSARRQVVNKAAESRIKSSVKKVLASANKEEAEKLYKEAVSILDKGTTKGLIKKNTASRKKSMITRHLNSLQKKA, translated from the coding sequence ATGGCAACTCATAAATCGGCTGAAAAAAGAATTAGAGTAAGTGCAAGACGACAGGTAGTTAACAAAGCAGCAGAATCCAGGATTAAATCAAGCGTTAAAAAAGTTTTAGCATCTGCAAACAAGGAAGAAGCAGAAAAACTTTATAAAGAAGCTGTAAGCATTCTTGATAAAGGAACTACAAAAGGTCTTATTAAAAAGAACACAGCTTCACGAAAAAAATCGATGATAACAAGACACCTGAACAGTTTACAGAAAAAAGCATAG
- a CDS encoding radical SAM protein yields MLKINEIYHSIQGESTSAGRPCVFVRLTYCNLRCTYCDTEYAFYEGKDFSVQQVIDEVEKYNCKLVEVTGGEPLVQIDECLELMKRLCDLGYEVMIETGGSLAIKDIDHRVKIIMDLKCPSSGMEKKNLYENLQYLKSTDELKFVIGNREDYEWTVNTLKKNNLKGKCEILFSVVFGKLEPIELVNWILEDKLEVRFQLQMHKFIWHPETKGV; encoded by the coding sequence ATGCTAAAAATCAATGAAATATATCATTCAATTCAAGGCGAAAGTACGAGTGCCGGAAGACCTTGTGTTTTCGTACGATTGACTTACTGCAATCTTCGCTGTACTTACTGCGATACTGAATATGCTTTTTACGAAGGAAAAGATTTTTCAGTTCAACAAGTTATTGATGAAGTTGAAAAATATAATTGCAAACTTGTTGAAGTAACCGGCGGTGAGCCACTAGTTCAGATAGATGAATGTCTTGAGTTGATGAAAAGACTATGCGATCTTGGATATGAAGTAATGATCGAAACAGGAGGAAGTCTTGCAATAAAAGATATTGATCATCGTGTGAAAATTATTATGGATTTGAAATGTCCATCAAGTGGTATGGAGAAAAAAAATCTTTATGAAAATCTGCAGTACTTGAAATCCACAGACGAATTAAAGTTTGTAATCGGCAATCGAGAAGATTATGAGTGGACAGTCAACACATTGAAAAAAAATAACCTGAAAGGTAAGTGTGAAATACTTTTCTCTGTTGTATTTGGCAAACTTGAACCGATTGAGTTGGTGAACTGGATTCTGGAAGATAAACTGGAGGTAAGATTTCAACTTCAGATGCATAAATTTATTTGGCACCCGGAAACAAAAGGAGTTTAG
- a CDS encoding 6-carboxytetrahydropterin synthase: MKIAKEFRWEMGHRLPDHFGLCKNIHGHSYKMLVEFDGELNKDEMIIDYYDVEKIINPIIEKLDHSFMVNKNDKVVLEFLEKMNSKKVVVDFQSTAENICLYLLNEINKTQLPENVNEIKVRVYETSDDYAEESLRL, translated from the coding sequence ATGAAAATCGCAAAAGAGTTCAGATGGGAAATGGGACACAGATTACCGGATCATTTTGGTCTGTGCAAAAACATTCACGGTCATTCATACAAAATGCTCGTTGAGTTTGATGGTGAGCTTAACAAAGATGAAATGATCATTGATTATTACGATGTGGAAAAAATCATCAACCCGATAATTGAAAAACTCGATCATTCTTTTATGGTAAATAAAAACGATAAAGTTGTTCTTGAATTTTTAGAAAAGATGAATTCAAAAAAAGTTGTTGTTGATTTCCAATCAACTGCAGAAAACATCTGTCTTTATCTTTTGAATGAAATTAATAAAACTCAACTACCTGAAAACGTGAACGAAATCAAAGTTCGAGTGTATGAAACATCAGATGATTATGCTGAAGAATCATTGCGTTTATAA
- the truA gene encoding tRNA pseudouridine(38-40) synthase TruA, which yields MNKSKRKNSSRKNFKFNKSQIKFKPSKDFSRFKLFIEYDGTRYSGWQKQENAKTIQGTIVKAAKEIFGNEFIDLQGSGRTDSGVHTLCQVAHLDVKTVLSPKIIRIKLNDLLPYDINILKVEKSSTNFHARHDAKTRSYIYQISKRRTAFGKNYVWWVKDKLDFNKMESASKLFIGMHDFSSFTDDDPDEKSTRVLIENIQMKEEGDLILIRITGSHFIWKMVRRIVGVLVEVGRGKKNEGDILNYLHKKSNEVAKFTAPPSGLFLERVLYVGDKFEDDFNTINKIS from the coding sequence ATGAATAAAAGTAAGAGGAAGAATTCGAGTAGAAAAAATTTCAAATTCAATAAATCTCAAATTAAATTTAAACCTTCAAAAGATTTTTCTCGTTTCAAACTATTTATTGAGTACGATGGAACCCGCTATTCGGGCTGGCAGAAACAGGAAAACGCAAAGACAATTCAGGGAACAATTGTAAAAGCAGCAAAAGAAATTTTTGGAAATGAATTTATAGATCTGCAAGGTTCAGGAAGAACTGATAGTGGGGTTCATACACTTTGCCAGGTTGCTCATCTGGATGTTAAAACAGTTCTCTCTCCGAAAATTATTCGAATAAAATTGAACGATCTACTTCCGTATGATATCAATATTTTAAAGGTAGAAAAATCATCAACCAATTTTCATGCACGACATGATGCAAAGACACGTAGTTACATTTATCAAATTTCTAAAAGAAGAACGGCATTTGGGAAAAATTATGTTTGGTGGGTGAAAGACAAACTCGATTTTAATAAAATGGAATCGGCTTCAAAATTATTCATTGGTATGCACGACTTTTCATCTTTCACTGATGATGACCCGGATGAAAAATCCACAAGAGTTTTAATAGAAAATATTCAGATGAAAGAAGAGGGAGATTTAATTTTGATAAGAATAACCGGTTCGCATTTTATCTGGAAAATGGTTCGAAGAATTGTTGGAGTTCTTGTTGAAGTAGGTAGAGGAAAGAAAAATGAAGGTGATATTTTGAACTATCTGCACAAAAAATCAAATGAAGTTGCAAAGTTTACAGCACCGCCATCAGGATTATTTTTGGAAAGGGTTTTATATGTTGGAGATAAATTTGAAGATGATTTTAATACAATTAATAAAATTTCTTAA